A section of the Streptomyces sp. CG1 genome encodes:
- a CDS encoding AAA family ATPase, giving the protein MNSTPAYATATTGIAVPKQPAAPARERCAERPAPVVSDLRDRAGSSPRALFFGPKDLVVITGLPGSGKSTLMRRAVHGRRIDSQDTRDRFAARLPRFLPYALYRPVVRLAHYAGLRRALRSGEGVVVHDCGAQPWVRAWLARAARRRGGTLHLLLLDVTPDTAREGQRERGRGVSRRAFARHRRTTARLLDALERGEPPTGCGSAVLLDRAAAAGLQRIAFTG; this is encoded by the coding sequence GTGAACAGCACCCCGGCGTACGCCACCGCCACCACCGGCATCGCGGTGCCCAAGCAGCCCGCCGCCCCGGCACGCGAACGCTGCGCCGAGCGACCGGCCCCGGTCGTCAGCGATCTGCGCGACCGCGCCGGCAGCAGCCCGCGCGCCCTGTTCTTCGGCCCGAAGGACCTGGTGGTGATCACCGGCCTGCCCGGCAGCGGCAAGTCCACACTGATGCGGCGCGCGGTCCACGGCCGCCGCATCGACTCCCAGGACACCCGCGACCGCTTCGCGGCCCGCCTGCCCCGCTTCCTCCCCTACGCGCTCTACCGCCCCGTGGTCCGCCTCGCGCACTACGCCGGCCTGCGCCGCGCCCTGCGCAGCGGCGAGGGCGTCGTCGTCCACGACTGCGGCGCTCAGCCCTGGGTGCGCGCCTGGCTCGCCCGCGCGGCCCGCCGCCGCGGCGGCACCCTGCACCTGCTGCTGCTCGACGTCACCCCCGACACCGCCCGCGAGGGCCAGCGCGAGCGTGGCCGCGGTGTCTCCCGCCGCGCCTTCGCCCGCCACCGCCGTACGACGGCCCGGCTGCTCGACGCCCTCGAGCGGGGCGAGCCGCCCACGGGCTGCGGCTCGGCGGTACTGCTGGACCGAGCGGCAGCGGCCGGCCTGCAGCGGATCGCGTTCACGGGCTGA
- a CDS encoding enhanced serine sensitivity protein SseB, which yields MDFPADIPADFPAQAHPQPHSGWPGNELEEVLSASLGIPAAAGRIVEVLGRSLLWIPLPAGGGPGRGALDLPTLDIDGQVYVPVFSSEEQLRQAAGSHMSYTIAPAVEFARGLPPQVGIAVNPDALVGIPLPPAAVAELCRSGRTPLDGPATGGRVRLFEPDWQDDPVDFLSAASAEFAETGVVLTARRCLAAVETADPVMFVGVELSRWDGDLRDLPLQALGRALGKIPVQWPVNLVLLDVTDDPVAGWLRSNVRPFYQYGH from the coding sequence ATGGACTTCCCGGCGGACATTCCCGCGGACTTCCCGGCACAGGCGCACCCCCAGCCGCACAGCGGCTGGCCCGGCAACGAACTGGAGGAGGTGCTCTCGGCCTCCCTCGGCATACCCGCGGCGGCGGGCCGGATCGTCGAGGTCCTGGGCCGGAGCCTGCTCTGGATCCCGCTGCCGGCCGGCGGCGGCCCGGGCCGCGGCGCGCTCGACCTGCCCACGCTGGACATCGACGGCCAGGTGTACGTCCCCGTGTTCAGCTCCGAGGAACAGCTGCGCCAGGCGGCCGGCTCCCACATGTCGTACACCATCGCCCCCGCCGTGGAGTTCGCCCGCGGTCTCCCCCCGCAGGTCGGCATCGCGGTGAACCCCGACGCCCTGGTCGGCATCCCGCTCCCGCCCGCGGCGGTGGCCGAGCTGTGCCGGTCGGGCCGTACCCCGCTCGACGGCCCCGCCACCGGCGGCCGGGTCCGCCTCTTCGAGCCCGACTGGCAGGACGACCCGGTCGACTTCCTCTCCGCCGCGTCCGCCGAGTTCGCCGAGACCGGCGTGGTCCTCACCGCCCGCCGCTGCCTGGCCGCCGTCGAGACGGCCGACCCGGTCATGTTCGTCGGCGTCGAGCTCTCCCGGTGGGACGGCGATCTCCGTGACCTCCCCCTGCAGGCCCTGGGCAGAGCCCTCGGGAAAATACCGGTCCAGTGGCCGGTCAACCTGGTCCTCCTGGACGTGACGGACGACCCGGTGGCCGGATGGCTCAGGTCGAACGTCCGCCCCTTCTATCAATACGGTCACTAG
- a CDS encoding enhanced serine sensitivity protein SseB C-terminal domain-containing protein: MSASHSGSVEHMLRQVTPGRYDAYEALLRALAAPSAGQIWMLLWHGQAGSPDAQYGNMEVDGFHYAPCVTSAQELSASGWNRSYEVFDALDVARTLYPDHYGLWLNPHAPGGGVGIPWLDLRRIATGLDRQPAGPLRLTEPGIEIPQFYALLAQNAHRTPALRSLRRAWVQPALGAPYLALGLDVYDTSPAAVDSVRAMMQQSVGAVPEGLPVSTVAMTDDYDPVVIWMRANARPFYDREAHASPPQPQLQASPQQAPAAGYGYPPVHGSY, encoded by the coding sequence GTGAGCGCGAGCCACAGCGGCAGCGTCGAGCACATGCTGCGCCAGGTCACCCCCGGCCGCTACGACGCCTATGAGGCCCTGCTGCGCGCCCTCGCCGCCCCGTCGGCCGGTCAGATCTGGATGCTCCTGTGGCACGGCCAGGCCGGCTCCCCGGACGCCCAGTACGGGAACATGGAAGTCGACGGCTTCCACTACGCCCCCTGCGTCACCTCCGCCCAGGAACTCTCGGCCAGCGGTTGGAACCGGTCGTACGAGGTCTTCGACGCCCTGGACGTGGCCCGCACCCTCTATCCGGACCATTACGGCCTCTGGCTCAACCCGCACGCCCCGGGCGGCGGCGTCGGCATCCCCTGGCTGGACCTGCGCCGCATCGCCACCGGCCTGGACCGCCAGCCCGCCGGCCCCCTCCGGCTCACCGAACCCGGCATCGAGATCCCGCAGTTCTACGCCCTGCTCGCGCAGAACGCCCACCGCACCCCGGCCCTGCGCTCCCTGCGCCGCGCCTGGGTGCAGCCGGCACTCGGCGCGCCGTACCTCGCCCTCGGCCTGGATGTGTACGACACCTCGCCGGCCGCGGTCGACTCGGTGCGTGCGATGATGCAGCAGTCCGTGGGCGCGGTCCCGGAGGGACTGCCGGTGTCGACGGTCGCGATGACCGACGACTACGACCCTGTGGTGATCTGGATGCGGGCCAACGCCCGCCCGTTCTACGACCGCGAGGCCCACGCGTCCCCGCCCCAGCCCCAGCTCCAGGCCTCCCCCCAGCAGGCCCCGGCCGCCGGATACGGCTATCCGCCGGTGCACGGCAGCTACTGA
- a CDS encoding ABC transporter permease, whose amino-acid sequence MTAPLHEPAAESAPGAAEEAAVAASGAKAVQGRSLGRIAWERLKRDKLALTGGVVVLLLIVIALLAPVITNLVGQDPDVYHQDLIDPLFSTPKGSLGGISGDHLLGVEPVNGRDIFARILYGARISLLVGFLSAVVAVVLGTILGILAGFFGGWVDSLISRVMDGLLAFPQLLFIIALVSVMPNQMLGLTGTGVRVFVMILVIGFFGWPYIGRVVRGQTLSLREREYVEAARSLGAGQFYILFKELLPNLVAPIIVYTTMMIPTNILTEAALSFLGVGVKPPTSSWGQMLSSAIDYYDSDPMYMVIPGVAIFITVLAFNLFGDGVRDALDPKGSR is encoded by the coding sequence ATGACGGCACCATTGCACGAGCCGGCCGCGGAATCCGCCCCGGGCGCGGCGGAGGAAGCGGCGGTCGCCGCCTCCGGCGCGAAGGCCGTCCAGGGCCGGTCCCTGGGCCGGATCGCCTGGGAGCGGCTCAAGCGGGACAAACTCGCCCTGACGGGCGGCGTAGTCGTGCTTCTCCTCATCGTGATCGCACTGCTCGCACCGGTGATCACGAACCTCGTAGGCCAGGACCCGGACGTCTACCACCAGGACCTGATCGACCCGCTGTTCAGCACCCCCAAGGGCTCGCTGGGCGGCATCAGCGGCGACCACCTGCTCGGTGTGGAGCCGGTCAACGGCCGCGACATCTTCGCCCGCATCCTGTACGGCGCCCGGATCTCGCTGCTCGTCGGCTTCCTGTCCGCCGTGGTCGCCGTCGTCCTGGGCACCATCCTCGGCATCCTGGCGGGCTTCTTCGGCGGCTGGGTGGACTCCCTCATCAGCCGCGTCATGGACGGCCTGCTCGCCTTCCCGCAGCTGCTGTTCATCATCGCGCTGGTCTCCGTCATGCCCAACCAGATGCTGGGGCTCACCGGCACGGGCGTGCGTGTGTTCGTGATGATCCTGGTCATCGGCTTCTTCGGCTGGCCGTACATCGGCCGTGTCGTGCGCGGCCAGACCCTCTCGCTGCGTGAACGCGAGTACGTCGAGGCGGCCCGCTCGCTCGGCGCCGGGCAGTTCTACATCCTCTTCAAGGAACTGCTGCCCAACCTCGTCGCGCCCATCATCGTGTACACGACGATGATGATTCCCACGAACATCCTCACCGAAGCGGCGCTCAGCTTCCTGGGTGTGGGCGTCAAGCCGCCCACGTCCTCCTGGGGGCAGATGCTCTCGAGTGCGATCGACTACTACGACTCGGACCCCATGTACATGGTGATCCCGGGCGTGGCGATCTTCATCACGGTTCTTGCCTTCAACCTCTTCGGCGACGGTGTGCGGGACGCGCTCGACCCGAAGGGCTCCCGCTGA
- a CDS encoding ABC transporter substrate-binding protein, with product MTTQRTSGRRKQALAAAVVVAGLLTTAACGGGNGSGSKDGAAGFDAANNKVAQADQVKKGGTLKFVSTQDADSWDTTRGYYGFMWDFSRYYSRQLLTYKTEPGAEGAKLTPDLATDSGKVSGDGKTYTFTLRDGITWEDGKPITSQDVKYGIERSWAQDVLSGGPVYLQQMLDPQNTYKGPYKDTSKDHLGLKAIDTPDAKTIVFHLPTANSDFLQVLAMTTASPVRQDMDTKSKYGLHPFSSGPYKFQSYSPGKSLVLVRNSNWKASSDPVRKAYPDQITLDISTNQADSDQRLINGDYDIDASQTGLGSQGRQIALKQHKDNLDNPVSGFIRYAVFPQSVKPFDNEHCRKAVIYAADHVSLQTARGGPIAGGDIGTNMLPPSVAGGEGQKYDPYQISGANKNGNVNLAKQELKACGQPNGFSTTIAVRNNKSQEVATAESLQAALKKVGINADIYQYDGSQSPGIIGSPSNVEKKKLGIIIMGWGPDFPTVQGYGIPLWDSKYILQSGNNNYALIKDKTIDGLFDQYTTTLDEAKKTQISTEINHKVMEGAYYLPFTFERLLNIRSSRLGNVYTTNAYSGYYDFVNLGLKSTK from the coding sequence GTGACTACCCAACGCACCTCAGGGCGGCGCAAGCAGGCCCTTGCCGCTGCCGTAGTGGTCGCCGGGCTGCTGACCACGGCGGCGTGCGGCGGAGGCAACGGCAGCGGCTCGAAGGACGGCGCAGCCGGCTTCGACGCGGCGAACAACAAGGTGGCCCAGGCCGACCAGGTCAAGAAGGGCGGCACCCTGAAGTTCGTGAGCACGCAGGACGCCGACTCGTGGGACACCACGCGCGGCTACTACGGCTTCATGTGGGACTTCTCCCGCTACTACAGCCGTCAGCTGCTCACCTACAAGACGGAGCCGGGTGCCGAGGGCGCGAAGCTCACCCCGGACCTCGCCACCGACAGCGGCAAGGTCTCGGGCGACGGCAAGACCTACACGTTCACCCTGCGCGACGGCATCACCTGGGAGGACGGCAAGCCGATCACCTCCCAGGACGTCAAGTACGGCATCGAGCGCTCCTGGGCGCAGGACGTCCTGTCGGGCGGTCCGGTCTACCTCCAGCAGATGCTGGACCCGCAGAACACCTACAAGGGTCCGTACAAGGACACCTCGAAGGACCACCTGGGCCTGAAGGCGATCGACACGCCGGACGCGAAGACGATCGTCTTCCACCTGCCGACGGCCAACTCGGACTTCCTCCAGGTGCTGGCGATGACCACGGCCTCGCCGGTCCGCCAGGACATGGACACCAAGTCCAAGTACGGCCTGCACCCGTTCTCCTCCGGCCCGTACAAGTTCCAGTCGTACAGCCCGGGCAAAAGCCTGGTCCTGGTCCGCAACTCCAACTGGAAGGCGTCCTCGGACCCGGTCCGCAAGGCGTACCCGGACCAGATCACCCTGGACATCTCCACCAACCAGGCCGACTCGGACCAGCGCCTGATCAACGGCGACTACGACATCGACGCCTCGCAGACCGGCCTGGGCTCGCAGGGCCGCCAGATCGCCCTGAAGCAGCACAAGGACAATCTGGACAACCCGGTCTCCGGCTTCATCCGCTACGCGGTCTTCCCGCAGAGCGTCAAGCCGTTCGACAACGAGCACTGCCGCAAGGCCGTGATCTACGCCGCCGACCACGTGTCGCTGCAGACCGCCCGCGGTGGCCCGATCGCCGGTGGTGACATCGGCACCAACATGCTCCCGCCGTCGGTCGCCGGTGGCGAGGGCCAGAAGTACGACCCGTACCAGATCTCCGGGGCCAACAAGAACGGCAACGTCAACCTGGCCAAGCAGGAGCTCAAGGCCTGCGGTCAGCCGAACGGCTTCTCCACCACCATCGCCGTCCGCAACAACAAGTCGCAGGAAGTCGCCACCGCCGAGTCCCTGCAGGCCGCGCTGAAGAAGGTCGGCATCAACGCCGACATCTACCAGTACGACGGCTCGCAGAGCCCGGGCATCATCGGCTCCCCGTCGAACGTCGAGAAGAAGAAGCTCGGCATCATCATCATGGGCTGGGGTCCGGACTTCCCGACCGTCCAGGGCTACGGCATCCCGCTGTGGGACAGCAAGTACATCCTGCAGAGCGGTAACAACAACTACGCCCTGATCAAGGACAAGACGATCGACGGGCTCTTCGACCAGTACACCACCACGCTGGACGAGGCGAAGAAGACCCAGATCTCCACGGAGATCAACCACAAGGTGATGGAGGGCGCGTACTACCTGCCCTTCACCTTCGAGCGGCTGCTCAACATCCGCTCCTCGCGTCTGGGCAACGTGTACACGACGAACGCGTACAGCGGTTACTACGACTTCGTCAACCTCGGCCTGAAGTCCACGAAGTAG
- a CDS encoding ABC transporter permease: protein MLAYLIRRLFAAVVMLVVIILVVFSIFFLVPKWAGVDIATSFVGKQADPHAVEAVREKLGLSDPIYSQVWHFFKGIFVGRTYAAGGDVTHCAAPCFGYSFRSEQAVWPVLTDRFPVTLGLALGAAVLWLVFGVAAGVLSALKRGSLWDRGAMVVALSGVSLPIYFTGLLSLAIFSYGLNWINGQYVSISASFSSWLGGMILPWITLAFLYAAMYARITRATMLEILGEDYIRTARAKGLTERVVISKHAMRSTMTPILTMLGMDLGALIGGAILTETTFSIPGLGQAVLTAIKNQDLPIILGVTLITSLAVLLANLAVDILYAVIDPRVRLA, encoded by the coding sequence GTGCTCGCTTACCTCATCAGGCGGCTGTTCGCCGCCGTAGTGATGCTGGTGGTCATCATCCTGGTGGTCTTCAGCATCTTCTTCCTCGTCCCCAAGTGGGCGGGCGTGGACATCGCCACGAGCTTCGTGGGCAAGCAGGCAGACCCGCACGCCGTCGAGGCGGTGCGCGAGAAGCTGGGTCTGAGCGACCCGATCTACTCGCAGGTCTGGCACTTCTTCAAGGGCATCTTCGTGGGCCGCACCTACGCGGCCGGCGGCGATGTCACCCACTGTGCCGCGCCGTGCTTCGGCTACTCCTTCCGCAGTGAGCAGGCCGTCTGGCCGGTGCTGACCGACCGCTTCCCGGTGACCCTGGGTCTCGCGCTCGGTGCCGCCGTGCTGTGGCTGGTCTTCGGTGTCGCCGCGGGTGTGCTCTCCGCCCTCAAGCGGGGCAGCCTGTGGGACCGCGGCGCGATGGTCGTCGCCCTCAGCGGTGTCTCGCTGCCGATCTACTTCACGGGTCTGCTCTCGCTGGCGATCTTCAGCTACGGACTGAACTGGATCAACGGCCAGTACGTCTCGATCAGCGCCAGCTTCTCCAGCTGGCTCGGCGGCATGATCCTGCCCTGGATCACCCTCGCCTTCCTGTACGCGGCGATGTACGCCCGGATCACCCGCGCCACGATGCTGGAGATCCTCGGCGAGGACTACATCCGCACCGCCCGCGCCAAGGGCCTCACGGAGAGGGTCGTCATCAGCAAGCACGCCATGCGCTCGACGATGACCCCGATCCTGACCATGCTCGGCATGGACCTCGGCGCCCTGATCGGCGGCGCGATCCTCACCGAGACCACGTTCAGCATCCCCGGCCTCGGCCAGGCCGTGCTGACCGCCATCAAGAACCAGGACCTCCCCATCATCCTGGGCGTCACCCTGATCACCTCCCTCGCGGTGCTCCTCGCCAACCTCGCGGTGGACATCCTGTACGCCGTGATCGACCCCCGAGTGAGGCTCGCATGA
- a CDS encoding ABC transporter ATP-binding protein yields MTELSKTGAAVGEPTDASPAPTSFLEVRDLKVHFPTDDGLVKSVDGLSFQLEKGKTLGIVGESGSGKSVTSLGIMGLHTAGQYGKRKAQISGEIWLNGTELLSADPDHVRKLRGRDMAMIFQDPLSALHPYYTIGAQIVEAYRIHHDVDKKTARKRAIEMLDRVGIPQPDKRVDNYPHEFSGGMRQRAMIAMSLVNNPELLIADEPTTALDVTVQAQILDLIRDLQKEFGSAVIIITHDLGVVAELADDILVMYGGRCVERGPAEKVFYEPRHPYTWGLLGSMPRLDRDQQERLIPVKGSPPSLINVPSGCAFNPRCPYADVPKDNLTRTVRPELSEAGAGHWAACHMSQEQRERIWTEEIAPKL; encoded by the coding sequence ATGACCGAACTCAGCAAGACCGGAGCGGCCGTGGGCGAGCCCACGGACGCCTCGCCCGCACCGACCTCCTTCCTCGAAGTGCGCGACCTGAAGGTGCACTTCCCGACCGACGACGGCCTGGTGAAGTCCGTCGACGGCCTGAGCTTCCAGCTGGAGAAGGGCAAGACCCTCGGCATCGTGGGCGAGTCCGGCTCCGGCAAGTCCGTGACCTCGCTCGGCATCATGGGGCTGCACACCGCCGGCCAGTACGGCAAGCGCAAGGCGCAGATCTCCGGCGAGATCTGGCTGAACGGCACCGAGCTGCTGTCCGCCGACCCCGACCACGTGCGCAAGCTGCGGGGCCGCGACATGGCGATGATCTTCCAGGATCCGCTGTCCGCGCTGCACCCGTACTACACGATCGGCGCGCAGATCGTGGAGGCCTACCGGATCCACCACGACGTCGACAAGAAGACCGCCCGCAAGCGGGCGATCGAGATGCTCGACCGCGTGGGCATCCCGCAGCCGGACAAGCGGGTGGACAACTACCCGCACGAGTTCTCCGGCGGTATGCGCCAGCGCGCCATGATCGCCATGTCGCTCGTGAACAACCCCGAACTGCTCATCGCGGACGAGCCGACCACCGCGCTCGACGTGACGGTCCAGGCGCAGATCCTGGACCTGATCCGCGATCTGCAGAAGGAGTTCGGCTCCGCGGTCATCATCATCACCCACGACCTGGGCGTCGTCGCCGAACTGGCCGACGACATCCTGGTGATGTACGGCGGCCGCTGTGTCGAGCGCGGGCCGGCCGAGAAGGTGTTCTACGAGCCCCGTCACCCCTACACCTGGGGTCTGCTCGGCTCGATGCCGCGCCTGGACCGCGACCAGCAGGAGCGTCTGATCCCGGTCAAGGGCTCCCCGCCCTCGCTGATCAACGTCCCGTCCGGCTGCGCCTTCAACCCGCGCTGCCCGTACGCCGACGTCCCGAAGGACAACCTGACCCGCACCGTCCGCCCGGAGCTGTCCGAGGCCGGAGCGGGGCACTGGGCCGCCTGCCATATGTCGCAGGAGCAGCGGGAACGGATCTGGACCGAAGAGATTGCGCCGAAGCTGTGA
- a CDS encoding ABC transporter ATP-binding protein translates to MSENAEDKEVKAGGAATLSKDAAPGETLLKVTGLQKHFPIKKGLFQRQAGAVRAVDGLDFEVRSGETLGVVGESGCGKSTMGRLITRLLEPTAGTIEFEGKDITHLGVGGMRPMRRDVQMIFQDPYSSLNPRHTIGTIVGAPFRLQGVEPEGGIKKEIQRLLSVVGLNPEHYNRYPHEFSGGQRQRIGIARALALKPKLVVADEPVSALDVSIQAQVVNLMDDLQEELGLTYVIIAHDLSVVRHVSDRIAVMYLGKIVELADRESLYKAPMHPYTKALMSAVPIPDPKRKNAKSERILLKGDVPSPISPPSGCRFHTRCWKATEICRTTEPALLELKPGQRVACHHPENFEDQAPQDTVLLTAAKEAAELVADEVLAESAETSAAVAAELAEEKAEANTSEASAEENTSEESAPASEASTSEESTEETGSQESTDK, encoded by the coding sequence GTGAGTGAGAACGCAGAGGACAAAGAGGTGAAGGCCGGCGGTGCGGCCACCCTCAGCAAGGACGCCGCGCCCGGCGAGACCCTGCTGAAGGTGACCGGGCTGCAGAAGCACTTCCCCATCAAGAAGGGCCTGTTCCAGCGGCAGGCCGGCGCGGTGCGCGCGGTCGACGGGCTCGACTTCGAGGTCCGCTCCGGCGAAACCCTCGGTGTCGTGGGCGAGTCGGGCTGCGGCAAGTCGACGATGGGCCGGCTGATCACCCGGCTGCTCGAACCGACGGCCGGCACCATCGAGTTCGAGGGCAAGGACATCACGCACCTCGGCGTGGGCGGCATGCGCCCGATGCGCCGCGATGTGCAGATGATCTTCCAGGACCCGTACTCGTCGCTGAACCCGCGGCACACCATCGGCACGATCGTCGGGGCCCCCTTCCGGCTGCAGGGCGTCGAGCCCGAGGGCGGCATCAAGAAGGAGATCCAGCGGCTGCTGTCGGTGGTCGGCCTCAACCCCGAGCACTACAACCGCTATCCGCACGAGTTCTCCGGCGGTCAGCGCCAGCGCATCGGCATCGCCCGCGCGCTCGCCCTGAAGCCGAAGCTGGTCGTCGCCGACGAACCGGTCTCCGCGCTGGACGTGTCGATCCAGGCGCAGGTCGTGAACCTCATGGACGACCTCCAGGAGGAACTCGGCCTGACCTATGTGATCATCGCGCACGACCTCTCGGTCGTCCGGCACGTGTCGGACCGTATCGCGGTGATGTACCTCGGCAAGATCGTCGAACTCGCCGACCGGGAGTCGCTGTACAAGGCGCCGATGCACCCGTACACCAAGGCGCTGATGTCGGCGGTCCCGATCCCGGACCCGAAGCGGAAGAACGCGAAGAGCGAGCGCATCCTGCTCAAGGGCGACGTGCCCTCGCCGATCTCGCCGCCCTCGGGCTGCCGCTTCCACACCCGGTGCTGGAAGGCGACGGAGATCTGCCGCACCACCGAGCCGGCGCTGCTGGAGCTGAAGCCCGGTCAGCGGGTCGCCTGCCACCACCCGGAGAACTTCGAGGACCAGGCCCCGCAGGACACGGTTCTGCTGACCGCCGCGAAGGAGGCGGCGGAGCTGGTCGCCGACGAGGTCCTCGCGGAGTCGGCGGAGACGTCGGCGGCGGTGGCGGCGGAGCTGGCGGAAGAGAAAGCGGAGGCGAACACGTCCGAGGCGAGTGCGGAGGAGAACACCTCCGAGGAGAGCGCCCCGGCCTCAGAGGCGAGCACCTCCGAAGAGAGCACCGAGGAGACCGGTTCCCAGGAGTCAACCGACAAGTAG
- a CDS encoding M1 family metallopeptidase, with protein sequence MALSRSARLGTVATAAVSLLVIAAAPAPTPGAPGIGDPYFPDLGNGGFDALHYDLNVAYAPDSGRLDGRTTLTARATQNLSSFDLDLQQLAVSGVEVDGRRAEFTRTGDELVITPRHNLVRGRTFRVTVTYGGIPQPLGGPIVFGSKYGWMKTADGVFVACEPNAASTWFPSSDHPSDKATYDIRIKAPKGLTGVSNGRLVSTYDKGGSTYTHWRESKPMATYLATATIGKFDVRTGRTPGGIPVYVAIDPVLKNRNKVDVYAVTAAATDYWSKIFGPYPFEETGAIVDDMPEAGFSLEVQSKPAYSAVRSETTIVHELAHQWFGDSVSVAQWKDIWLNEGFATYAQWLWAEHQGTRSAHDSFLAAYNSTPADASFWKIEVADPQRDTMFASAVYQRGAMTLQMLRERIGDKAFFKLLPAWTTLHRYGNADTADFVRLAERVSGQQLDDLFHTWLFTSGKPAL encoded by the coding sequence ATGGCACTCTCCCGTTCGGCACGTCTGGGGACCGTCGCGACCGCGGCGGTCTCCTTACTCGTCATCGCCGCCGCTCCCGCCCCGACCCCCGGCGCCCCCGGCATCGGCGATCCCTACTTCCCGGACCTCGGCAACGGCGGCTTCGACGCGCTCCACTACGACCTCAACGTCGCCTACGCCCCCGACAGCGGCCGTCTGGACGGTCGTACGACGCTCACCGCCCGCGCCACGCAGAACCTGTCCTCCTTCGACCTGGATCTGCAGCAGCTGGCCGTCAGCGGCGTCGAAGTCGACGGCAGACGCGCCGAGTTCACGCGCACCGGCGACGAACTCGTCATCACCCCGCGCCACAACCTCGTCCGGGGCCGCACCTTCCGGGTGACCGTCACCTACGGCGGCATACCCCAGCCCCTCGGCGGGCCCATCGTGTTCGGCTCCAAGTACGGCTGGATGAAGACCGCCGACGGCGTCTTCGTCGCCTGTGAGCCCAACGCCGCCTCCACCTGGTTCCCGTCCAGCGACCACCCCTCCGACAAGGCCACCTACGACATCCGGATCAAGGCGCCCAAGGGCCTGACCGGCGTCTCCAACGGCCGGCTCGTGTCGACGTACGACAAGGGCGGCTCGACGTACACCCACTGGCGCGAGTCGAAGCCCATGGCGACCTACCTCGCCACCGCCACCATCGGAAAATTCGACGTGCGTACCGGACGGACCCCCGGCGGCATCCCGGTCTATGTCGCGATCGACCCCGTCCTGAAGAACCGCAACAAGGTCGACGTGTACGCCGTCACCGCCGCCGCGACCGACTACTGGTCGAAGATCTTCGGGCCGTACCCGTTCGAGGAGACCGGCGCGATCGTGGACGACATGCCCGAGGCCGGGTTCTCGCTGGAGGTGCAGAGCAAACCGGCCTACTCGGCGGTGCGCAGCGAGACGACCATCGTGCACGAGCTGGCTCACCAGTGGTTCGGCGACTCGGTGAGCGTGGCGCAGTGGAAGGACATCTGGCTCAACGAGGGCTTCGCCACCTACGCCCAGTGGCTGTGGGCGGAGCACCAGGGCACCCGCTCGGCCCATGACTCGTTCCTGGCCGCCTACAACTCCACACCGGCTGACGCGTCCTTCTGGAAGATCGAGGTGGCCGACCCGCAGCGCGACACGATGTTCGCCTCGGCCGTCTACCAGCGCGGCGCGATGACGCTGCAGATGCTCCGGGAACGGATCGGCGACAAGGCCTTCTTCAAGCTGCTGCCCGCCTGGACGACGCTCCACCGGTACGGCAACGCGGACACCGCCGACTTCGTCCGCCTCGCCGAGCGCGTCAGTGGACAGCAGCTGGACGACCTCTTCCACACCTGGCTGTTCACATCGGGGAAACCCGCCCTGTGA
- a CDS encoding trimeric intracellular cation channel family protein — protein sequence MQLQQIFSPSVQHTLDVIGIFVFAISGALLAVRKNFDVFGIAVLAEVTALGGGLLRDLIIGAVPPAAFTDLGYFVTPLIAALVVFFLHPHVERIQSAVLVFDAAGLGLFCVSGTTKAYSYGLNLTASATLGLATAVGGGVLRDVLANEVPSLLRWDRDLYAVPAIVGATMVVLCLRYDVLTPFTSGLAAVTAFVLRLLAMRFHWRAPRAWNRRSTVTEE from the coding sequence GTGCAGCTCCAGCAGATCTTCAGCCCCTCCGTTCAGCACACGCTCGATGTCATCGGCATCTTCGTGTTCGCGATCTCCGGCGCGCTGCTGGCCGTCCGGAAGAACTTCGACGTGTTCGGCATCGCCGTACTCGCCGAGGTGACCGCGCTGGGCGGAGGGCTGCTCCGCGACCTGATCATCGGAGCCGTACCCCCGGCCGCCTTCACCGACCTCGGGTACTTCGTGACCCCGCTGATCGCCGCACTCGTCGTCTTCTTCCTGCACCCCCACGTGGAACGCATCCAGTCGGCGGTGCTGGTCTTCGACGCGGCCGGCCTCGGCCTGTTCTGCGTCAGCGGTACGACGAAGGCGTACAGCTATGGCCTCAACCTGACCGCGTCGGCGACACTCGGCCTCGCCACCGCCGTCGGCGGCGGTGTGCTCCGGGACGTGCTCGCCAACGAGGTGCCCTCACTGCTGCGCTGGGACCGCGATCTGTATGCGGTCCCAGCGATCGTCGGCGCCACGATGGTGGTGCTGTGCCTCCGCTACGACGTCCTGACCCCGTTCACCAGCGGGCTCGCCGCCGTCACGGCTTTCGTGCTGCGCCTGCTCGCGATGCGGTTCCACTGGCGAGCTCCGCGCGCGTGGAACCGCCGGTCGACGGTGACCGAGGAGTGA